Proteins from a genomic interval of Clostridium sp. AN503:
- the spoIIID gene encoding sporulation transcriptional regulator SpoIIID — protein sequence MKDYIEERAVAIANYIIDHNATVRQTAKKFGISKSTVHKDVTDRLEHINPTLAARARVVLDVNKSERHIRGGLATREKYQHRLAICSKKED from the coding sequence ATGAAAGATTATATCGAAGAACGTGCGGTAGCCATCGCCAATTACATCATAGACCACAATGCGACTGTGAGACAGACGGCGAAGAAATTTGGCATCAGCAAATCGACGGTACATAAGGACGTGACAGACCGGCTGGAGCACATTAACCCCACTCTGGCTGCACGGGCCAGGGTAGTCCTGGATGTGAACAAGTCAGAGCGCCATATCCGCGGCGGGCTGGCTACAAGAGAGAAGTACCAGCACCGGCTGGCGATATGCAGTAAAAAGGAAGATTAG
- a CDS encoding MATE family efflux transporter, with the protein MILKRRISGAVTDMTEGNAGELILRFSLPLIFGNLFQQLYAIVDAVVVGRYVGVDALASIGCISWVCWMINAFLRDCANAFSISASVRVGNHNDKGFRRIVGNAVLICVILGALVTVLLLGGIPVILRLLNVQPNVAHMTRQYLTVFILAIPAGLVYSVATGLLRAYGNSGITFLSMTVSTVVNIVLDLVFVLGFGWGVLGAAAATWIAQAAAMVIALRAVVREPAFCIGREDLRLDKDLLRELLRLWLPMLFNSLIISVGGLFVESRTNRIGSSFTAGITACMKVFSVMEAVIMAIQTGVSVYVGQNLGARQFRRIREGLVKLVKLGFVLTAVMILLVFAVQRQILPLFLSAEDPAAYERAYWVANADTHIILLSMLLMTPMYLHRVTIQTMGFSVYAAAAGLMQLVMRVVTIQFGPAVFGEYAYFIHDGLAWLASLPIVAIPCYRYLRKQIVREIASGEKSLFTDQKETV; encoded by the coding sequence ATGATCTTAAAAAGGCGGATTTCGGGCGCAGTAACAGATATGACAGAGGGAAATGCAGGAGAACTGATCCTGCGTTTCTCTCTTCCTTTGATCTTTGGAAACCTGTTCCAACAGCTATATGCGATCGTGGACGCGGTGGTGGTCGGTCGATATGTGGGGGTGGACGCGCTGGCTTCCATCGGCTGCATCAGCTGGGTCTGCTGGATGATCAACGCATTTCTGCGGGACTGTGCCAATGCATTCAGTATCTCTGCATCCGTCCGTGTGGGCAATCACAATGATAAGGGATTTCGCAGGATCGTGGGCAACGCTGTCCTGATCTGTGTGATTCTGGGCGCTTTGGTGACGGTTCTGCTGCTTGGCGGGATCCCGGTCATCCTGCGTCTTTTAAATGTACAGCCCAATGTGGCGCATATGACCAGGCAGTATCTGACGGTGTTTATCCTGGCGATCCCCGCCGGACTGGTGTACAGCGTTGCAACCGGGCTGCTGCGGGCGTATGGGAACAGTGGGATCACTTTTCTGTCTATGACCGTATCTACGGTGGTGAATATCGTGCTGGATCTGGTTTTTGTCCTGGGGTTCGGATGGGGCGTTCTGGGCGCGGCGGCGGCAACCTGGATCGCGCAGGCGGCTGCCATGGTGATTGCCCTGCGGGCGGTGGTGCGGGAGCCTGCCTTTTGCATCGGCAGGGAGGATCTGCGCCTGGATAAGGATCTTCTGAGAGAGCTTTTGCGGCTCTGGCTTCCGATGCTTTTTAACAGCCTGATCATCTCGGTTGGCGGATTGTTTGTAGAGAGCCGGACAAACCGGATCGGGTCTTCTTTTACAGCCGGGATAACGGCGTGTATGAAGGTGTTCAGTGTGATGGAAGCGGTGATCATGGCGATCCAGACAGGAGTCAGCGTGTATGTGGGCCAGAACCTGGGCGCAAGGCAGTTTAGGCGTATCCGGGAGGGGCTTGTAAAGCTTGTGAAGCTGGGGTTTGTCCTGACGGCGGTCATGATCCTCCTTGTTTTTGCAGTACAGCGCCAGATCCTGCCTTTGTTCCTCTCGGCGGAGGATCCGGCCGCGTATGAACGTGCATACTGGGTGGCTAATGCGGACACCCACATTATTTTACTGTCCATGCTGCTTATGACGCCCATGTATCTGCACCGGGTGACGATCCAGACCATGGGATTCTCGGTATATGCGGCGGCTGCAGGGCTTATGCAGCTTGTGATGCGGGTGGTGACGATCCAGTTTGGCCCGGCTGTGTTTGGGGAATATGCATACTTTATTCATGACGGCCTGGCCTGGCTGGCCTCCCTGCCGATCGTCGCCATACCCTGTTACCGGTATCTGCGGAAACAGATTGTCAGGGAGATCGCCAGTGGGGAGAAAAGCTTGTTTACAGATCAGAAAGAAACGGTATAA
- a CDS encoding ribokinase → MSGRWTIRLHTRQRFGELMADVIVFNNHGVGQSIRLERLPQWGETVQGLGWKVEEDGGKGSNVAVALGRLGVDAAFMGKLGEDDWGRQGIGWMEAAGVDVSHVRTTPEVSTCAGLVITRSDGQNAIIVGKSSSDFMTEEEICRDMDAMKGARLFITGFEIDRKKALFAARRAKSLGMVTILNASPLDGTVKERLTGIDILIVNETEAGMMLEGGMGREAEHKARLLSKVYGVKTVIVTLGGKGCETWESGKETWFPPVPAEVVDTTGAGDGFLAAFAANLVWEKSFEEACANAGKYAAYTTTKKGTVAAYPHYRKYRAILSGQDGQAGEK, encoded by the coding sequence ATGAGCGGACGCTGGACCATCCGCTTGCACACCCGGCAGCGCTTTGGTGAGCTTATGGCGGATGTGATCGTTTTTAATAATCACGGAGTTGGGCAGAGCATCCGTCTGGAACGGCTGCCCCAGTGGGGAGAAACGGTCCAGGGTTTGGGCTGGAAGGTTGAAGAGGATGGAGGAAAAGGTTCAAATGTGGCAGTTGCTCTGGGCCGCCTGGGTGTGGATGCTGCTTTTATGGGGAAGCTGGGGGAGGATGACTGGGGACGCCAGGGGATTGGCTGGATGGAGGCTGCGGGGGTAGATGTCAGCCATGTCAGGACAACCCCGGAGGTCTCCACCTGCGCCGGGCTTGTCATAACCCGCAGCGATGGGCAAAATGCTATTATTGTGGGGAAAAGCAGCTCGGATTTCATGACAGAAGAGGAAATCTGCCGGGATATGGACGCGATGAAAGGAGCCAGGCTGTTTATCACGGGTTTTGAGATAGACAGGAAAAAGGCTCTGTTTGCAGCGCGCCGTGCGAAAAGCCTGGGCATGGTTACCATCCTGAATGCCAGCCCGCTGGACGGAACGGTAAAAGAGCGGCTGACGGGGATCGATATCCTGATCGTCAATGAGACAGAAGCGGGGATGATGCTGGAAGGCGGGATGGGACGGGAGGCAGAGCATAAGGCAAGGCTTCTGTCGAAGGTTTATGGGGTGAAAACAGTGATCGTCACACTGGGCGGAAAGGGCTGCGAGACCTGGGAATCCGGCAAAGAGACCTGGTTTCCTCCTGTGCCGGCGGAAGTGGTGGACACCACGGGAGCAGGAGATGGTTTCCTGGCGGCGTTTGCAGCGAATCTGGTCTGGGAAAAAAGCTTTGAGGAGGCATGTGCCAATGCGGGAAAGTATGCGGCTTACACGACCACGAAAAAGGGCACGGTAGCTGCATATCCGCATTACCGGAAATACAGGGCAATCCTTTCGGGGCAGGACGGGCAGGCAGGAGAGAAGTGA
- a CDS encoding winged helix-turn-helix transcriptional regulator, with protein sequence MTSSFIAKFVIEKDKMYVENASRASKDGLITPDNLEPNPKNPIIAAFFRNIGYSDQLGSGVRNLYKYTKFYSGKEPQLKEGDIFRIMVPLDDEYSFDYEVGSETNGKTNGKTNVKQMENLTQTEKSILEAIRDNPMITQPQLAQKIGISVEGIRYSIRGLRKKGILSRIGSNRKGSWFIH encoded by the coding sequence ATGACAAGTTCCTTTATTGCGAAATTTGTGATCGAAAAAGATAAGATGTATGTGGAAAATGCAAGTCGTGCTTCTAAAGATGGCCTGATTACACCGGATAATCTGGAGCCAAATCCAAAGAATCCGATTATTGCGGCATTTTTTAGGAATATCGGGTATTCAGACCAGCTTGGTTCCGGTGTTCGAAATTTGTATAAGTATACGAAATTTTATTCCGGCAAGGAGCCACAACTAAAAGAAGGGGACATTTTTCGGATTATGGTTCCTCTTGATGATGAGTATTCCTTTGATTATGAAGTTGGAAGTGAGACTAACGGAAAAACTAACGGAAAAACTAACGTAAAGCAAATGGAAAATCTGACGCAGACAGAAAAAAGCATTTTGGAGGCGATTCGTGATAATCCAATGATCACGCAGCCGCAGCTTGCACAGAAGATTGGGATATCTGTTGAAGGAATCCGTTATTCGATCAGAGGATTGAGAAAAAAAGGAATTTTGAGCCGGATTGGATCGAATAGAAAAGGGAGTTGGTTCATTCATTGA
- a CDS encoding P1 family peptidase — MSKKRIRDYGILPGRLETGKRNKITDVPGVKVGHCTIKNEENHTGVTVILPGDDNSFANKYTAAAFIHNGFGKSAGLVQVEELGTLETPVALTNTLNVGLVWDAVAGYVIQQCEREQVPVTSINPVVGECNDSRINHIRRRAVHEEHVRRAIADAAEDFEEGGVGAGTGTVCYGLKGGIGSASRLVEIAGRTYTVGVLVQSNFGATADFVLNGKAAGERILELKEEKDHMAEAEQDQGSIMTILATDLPVDSRQLKRIIRRTAVGIARTGSYTGHGSGEIMIGFTTANRIPAAAVGGEEVLQTVSVIPEDTINRAFQAAAEAAHEAILNSMVCAETTRGIGGEMYYSLAEFLAKIG; from the coding sequence ATGAGCAAAAAACGAATCCGCGACTACGGGATCCTGCCGGGCCGTTTGGAGACTGGAAAACGGAATAAGATCACAGATGTCCCCGGGGTGAAAGTGGGGCATTGTACCATAAAAAATGAGGAAAACCATACGGGCGTGACGGTCATCCTGCCTGGAGATGACAACAGCTTCGCGAACAAATACACGGCGGCGGCCTTTATCCACAACGGATTCGGGAAAAGCGCCGGTCTGGTCCAGGTGGAAGAGCTTGGCACTCTTGAGACGCCGGTGGCCCTGACCAACACGCTGAACGTGGGCCTGGTGTGGGACGCGGTGGCGGGATATGTGATCCAACAGTGCGAGCGGGAGCAGGTTCCGGTCACCAGTATCAATCCGGTGGTCGGCGAGTGCAATGACAGCCGGATCAACCATATCAGGCGCCGGGCGGTGCATGAGGAGCATGTAAGACGCGCGATCGCTGATGCGGCGGAGGACTTTGAGGAAGGCGGCGTGGGGGCAGGTACAGGGACGGTCTGCTACGGGCTTAAGGGCGGGATCGGTTCCGCTTCGCGCCTGGTGGAGATCGCAGGCAGGACGTATACGGTCGGCGTGCTGGTCCAGTCCAATTTCGGCGCTACCGCAGATTTCGTACTGAATGGGAAAGCAGCGGGAGAGCGGATACTGGAACTGAAGGAGGAGAAGGATCACATGGCGGAGGCGGAGCAGGATCAGGGTTCTATTATGACGATCCTGGCCACGGACCTGCCGGTGGACAGCCGCCAGTTAAAGCGGATCATCCGGCGGACGGCGGTGGGGATCGCCCGCACCGGGTCCTATACGGGCCATGGCAGCGGGGAGATCATGATCGGTTTTACTACGGCGAACCGGATCCCTGCTGCTGCGGTCGGCGGGGAAGAAGTGCTGCAGACCGTATCCGTGATCCCGGAGGATACCATCAACCGGGCATTCCAGGCGGCGGCGGAGGCTGCCCATGAGGCGATCCTAAATTCTATGGTCTGCGCGGAGACGACAAGAGGGATCGGAGGGGAGATGTATTATAGTTTGGCGGAGTTTTTGGCGAAGATAGGGTGA
- a CDS encoding protease complex subunit PrcB family protein, translating to MGYGEQPTGGYSISVNELYLTENSIVIDTELKGPEKGEEVGVEKSYPYIVVQTEYLENPVIFQ from the coding sequence GTGGGATACGGAGAGCAGCCGACGGGCGGATACAGTATCTCCGTAAATGAGCTTTATCTGACGGAAAATTCCATCGTGATCGATACGGAACTGAAAGGGCCGGAAAAAGGTGAGGAAGTAGGCGTTGAGAAATCCTATCCTTATATTGTGGTTCAGACGGAATATCTGGAAAATCCGGTGATCTTCCAGTAG